A stretch of the Mycobacteroides immunogenum genome encodes the following:
- a CDS encoding 4Fe-4S dicluster domain-containing protein — MTLVNNRIDVPVTIDESLCIDGCTLCVDICPLDSLAINPENGKAFMHVDECWYCGPCAARCPTGAVTVNMPYLLR; from the coding sequence ATGACATTGGTCAACAACCGCATCGACGTTCCGGTCACCATCGACGAATCGTTATGCATCGATGGCTGCACCTTGTGCGTCGATATCTGCCCGCTGGACTCGCTGGCCATCAACCCAGAAAACGGTAAGGCCTTCATGCACGTCGACGAGTGCTGGTACTGCGGCCCTTGTGCGGCCCGCTGCCCTACCGGGGCCGTCACCGTCAACATGCCCTACCTACTTCGATAA
- a CDS encoding ABC transporter substrate-binding protein, with the protein MKRTALLVSLLLALTTGCSLDAGSGSSNEVTVVVGYQSKTINTVTAGTLLRAQGYLEKRLGDVTSRTGTKYTVQWQDYDTGAPITAQMLAEKIDIGSMGDYPLLINGSKTQANEKARTELVSITGYNAKGALNMVVVPPNSPITQLPELKGKKVSASVGSAGHGTLVRALRNDGLDPTKDVEVLNQQPQVGASALESGQVQALSQFVAWPGLLVFQKKAKLLYDGAELNVPTFHGVVVRRDYAKQHPDVLDAFLQAQLDATDFIHDKPLDAARIVAEGSGLPQEVVYLYNGPGGTSFDTTLKPSLIDAFKSDVPYLKSIGDFADLNIDEFVQDGPLRQAYTTRAKSYDTELAAKVNPLVLHPAGGADPGQAAEIWFDGKDSTQVYGTAEELLKAVNAAGAAGQRVRAAYVADTELGTRWFADHARWVRDSAGLHPFTTSAGAARYVAAHPGATPLDYPQALAAAS; encoded by the coding sequence ATGAAGAGAACAGCCCTTCTCGTCTCCCTGCTCCTCGCCCTCACCACCGGCTGCTCGCTGGACGCCGGTTCCGGTTCATCCAATGAGGTCACGGTGGTTGTCGGCTATCAGTCGAAGACCATCAACACCGTCACCGCGGGCACGCTGCTGCGCGCTCAGGGCTACCTGGAGAAGCGGCTCGGTGACGTGACGTCGCGCACCGGAACCAAATACACGGTGCAGTGGCAGGACTACGACACCGGCGCGCCGATCACCGCCCAGATGCTCGCCGAGAAGATCGACATCGGCTCGATGGGTGACTACCCGCTGCTGATCAACGGCTCCAAAACTCAGGCCAACGAGAAGGCGCGCACCGAACTGGTTTCGATTACGGGCTACAACGCCAAGGGCGCGCTCAACATGGTTGTGGTGCCCCCGAATTCGCCGATCACCCAACTTCCCGAATTGAAGGGCAAAAAGGTGTCGGCGAGTGTGGGCTCGGCGGGGCACGGCACGTTGGTGCGCGCCCTGCGCAATGACGGACTGGACCCGACCAAGGATGTCGAGGTTCTCAACCAGCAGCCGCAGGTCGGCGCCTCTGCCCTGGAATCCGGCCAGGTGCAAGCACTCTCGCAGTTCGTGGCCTGGCCGGGCCTGCTGGTCTTTCAGAAGAAGGCCAAGCTGCTCTATGACGGTGCCGAACTGAATGTCCCGACCTTCCATGGTGTGGTGGTGCGGCGCGACTACGCCAAGCAGCATCCTGACGTGCTCGACGCCTTCCTGCAGGCTCAGCTCGACGCCACCGATTTCATTCACGACAAGCCGCTTGACGCGGCCCGCATCGTCGCCGAGGGCAGCGGCCTGCCGCAGGAAGTGGTGTACCTCTACAACGGGCCCGGTGGCACGTCGTTCGATACCACTCTCAAGCCCTCGCTCATCGACGCGTTCAAAAGCGATGTGCCCTATCTGAAGTCGATCGGGGACTTCGCCGATCTGAACATCGACGAGTTCGTGCAAGACGGCCCACTCCGGCAGGCATACACAACTCGTGCGAAGAGCTACGACACCGAGTTGGCTGCCAAGGTCAACCCGCTGGTGCTGCACCCGGCGGGCGGGGCAGACCCGGGGCAGGCCGCCGAGATCTGGTTCGATGGAAAGGATTCCACGCAGGTATATGGCACCGCTGAGGAGCTGCTGAAGGCCGTCAACGCCGCAGGCGCGGCCGGCCAGCGGGTCCGTGCCGCATATGTCGCCGACACCGAACTGGGCACCCGTTGGTTCGCCGACCATGCCCGGTGGGTTCGGGATTCGGCGGGGCTGCACCCCTTCACGACCAGTGCCGGCGCCGCTCGATACGTCGCCGCACATCCGGGTGCCACGCCGTTGGATTATCCGCAAGCACTGGCGGCCGCGTCATGA
- a CDS encoding ABC transporter permease: MSSLPILEARPRARAATPVEDRAGEPAPVRRSGSRYVAWGIRASSVTVAVLLWQLLTANKVRFGLRFDTLPTVTEIVTALTKRVSTEQYWLDLGQSTIRILTGFGLAAVLGIITGIWLGRSPLFANIFGPLTELARPIPAIAIVPVAILLFPSDEAGIVFITFLAAYFPIMVSTRHAVRALPTLWEESVRTLGGSRWDVLLRVVLPGSLPGVFGGLSVGIGVAWICVVSAEMISGRLGVGYRTWQSYTVLAYPDVFVGIITIGVLGFLTSAAVELVGRRVTRWLPRAEEARS, translated from the coding sequence ATGAGCAGCCTGCCCATCCTCGAGGCTCGCCCGCGCGCGCGTGCGGCAACCCCGGTCGAAGACCGGGCCGGCGAGCCCGCACCTGTCCGGCGTTCGGGTTCGCGATATGTCGCCTGGGGTATCCGGGCATCGTCGGTGACAGTCGCGGTGCTGCTCTGGCAGCTGCTGACGGCCAACAAGGTGCGTTTCGGACTGCGATTCGACACCTTGCCGACGGTCACGGAGATCGTCACGGCGCTTACCAAGCGCGTTAGTACCGAACAGTATTGGCTGGACCTAGGCCAATCCACGATCCGTATCCTCACCGGTTTCGGACTGGCCGCGGTGCTGGGCATCATCACCGGCATCTGGCTGGGGCGTTCTCCGCTATTCGCCAACATCTTTGGTCCGCTCACCGAACTCGCGCGTCCCATCCCCGCGATCGCGATTGTGCCTGTCGCAATTCTGTTGTTCCCCAGCGATGAGGCCGGGATCGTGTTCATCACCTTCCTCGCCGCGTACTTCCCGATCATGGTCAGCACGCGGCATGCGGTGCGTGCCCTGCCGACCCTGTGGGAGGAATCGGTACGCACCCTGGGCGGCAGCCGGTGGGATGTGCTGCTGCGCGTCGTGCTCCCCGGCAGCCTCCCCGGCGTGTTCGGTGGCCTGTCGGTTGGCATCGGTGTCGCCTGGATCTGTGTGGTCTCCGCCGAGATGATCTCGGGACGTCTGGGAGTCGGGTACCGCACCTGGCAGTCGTACACGGTATTGGCTTACCCGGATGTGTTCGTGGGCATCATCACCATCGGTGTGCTCGGATTCCTGACATCGGCTGCCGTCGAGCTGGTTGGGCGCCGTGTCACGCGCTGGTTGCCCCGCGCGGAAGAGGCACGATCATGA